In the Brucella anthropi ATCC 49188 genome, one interval contains:
- a CDS encoding isobutyryl-CoA dehydrogenase has translation MDAADQNQYELNEDQLAIQDMARAFASDRVAPHALQWDRDKHFPVDVLQETGPLGMGGIYVREDVGGSELKRLDAVLIFEALATACPSFSAFVSIHNMAAWMIDTFGNDEQRLRFLPKLTSMEWLASYCLTEPGSGSDAAALRTRATRDGDHYILNGSKQFISGAGATDVYVTMVRTGEDGPKGISTIVVPKDAPGLSFGANEFKMGWNAQPTRTVIFDNCRVPAENLLGEEGTGFRIAMAGLDGGRLNIAACSLGGAQSALDKSLEYCSQRKAFGQTIDRFQALQFRLADMETELSASRLLLYSAASKLDRKTHDAGKWSAMAKRFVTDTGFNVANEALQLFGGYGYLHEYGIEKLVRDLRVHQILEGTNEIMRVIIARQMIGR, from the coding sequence ATGGATGCTGCCGACCAGAACCAGTACGAACTGAACGAAGATCAGCTTGCCATTCAGGACATGGCGCGAGCCTTCGCCAGTGATCGCGTTGCCCCGCATGCATTGCAATGGGACCGCGACAAGCATTTCCCCGTCGACGTATTGCAAGAGACTGGACCGCTCGGCATGGGCGGCATTTATGTGCGTGAAGATGTGGGCGGCTCGGAGCTGAAGCGGCTCGACGCAGTTCTCATTTTTGAGGCACTGGCAACTGCATGCCCTTCATTCTCGGCTTTCGTCTCCATCCACAACATGGCCGCATGGATGATCGACACTTTCGGCAATGACGAACAGCGCCTGCGCTTTCTGCCAAAGCTCACGTCAATGGAATGGCTTGCCAGCTACTGCCTGACCGAGCCCGGATCGGGTTCGGATGCGGCGGCGCTCAGAACACGCGCTACACGCGATGGCGATCATTATATCCTCAACGGTTCCAAGCAGTTCATTTCCGGTGCAGGCGCCACGGATGTCTATGTGACGATGGTGCGTACCGGCGAGGACGGCCCCAAGGGGATTTCCACCATCGTTGTGCCAAAAGATGCACCCGGCCTTTCGTTTGGTGCAAATGAATTCAAGATGGGCTGGAACGCACAACCGACAAGAACCGTCATTTTCGACAATTGTCGCGTCCCGGCTGAAAACCTTCTCGGTGAAGAAGGAACAGGGTTTCGCATAGCGATGGCCGGGCTTGACGGCGGTCGGCTCAATATTGCTGCCTGTTCGCTCGGCGGCGCGCAATCGGCGCTCGACAAGTCACTGGAATATTGCAGCCAGCGCAAAGCCTTCGGTCAGACAATTGACCGTTTTCAAGCGCTGCAATTCCGCCTGGCGGACATGGAGACGGAACTCTCCGCGTCACGCCTTCTTCTTTACTCCGCTGCCAGCAAGCTTGATCGAAAAACCCACGATGCGGGCAAATGGTCGGCAATGGCCAAGCGCTTTGTCACTGACACGGGTTTCAATGTGGCGAACGAAGCGCTGCAGCTCTTCGGCGGCTACGGCTATCTGCATGAATACGGGATCGAAAAGCTTGTCCGCGATCTGCGCGTACACCAGATCCTCGAAGGTACGAACGAGATCATGCGTGTGATCATCGCACGCCAGATGATCGGACGCTAG
- the cobN gene encoding cobaltochelatase subunit CobN, with translation MHLLLAQKGTISDGNEAVDLGQTPGEILFLSAADTELASLAQAHRLAPDLPSLRLANFLSLTHPMSVDAYVERTARYASLIVVRIIGGETYWPYGLEALHACALNHGIKIAVLPGDDKPDHGLDRFSTISAHERNELWQYLIEGGAVNAGAFLHYCAALIAGSEKPESAAPLLKAGLWWPGEHVSSLDSIRTHWSDAKAPVAGIIFYRALVQSGQTQPVDALIAALQAKGLNPLPIFVSSLKDRLSAAVVDGLFEDCPPDIVLNATGFAISSPGAERKPTVLDKRGNVVLQVIFSGTPKAVWESSQQGLLARDLAMNVALPEVDGRVLSRAVSFKSAKQFDAAVEANIVTHEPHENRVGFVAQLAENWVRLKRKSPDERRVALILANYPNRDGRLGNGVGLDTPAGTVEVLRAMAKNGYSVADLPVDGDALMRALTTGPTNAAHDGREIRDTISLNQYKAFFKKLPIAIQKEIEERWGAPENDPYFAQELAAFALPLMRLGETFVGIQPARGYNIDPKETYHSPDLVPPHGYIAFYAFLREVAGIDAIVHMGKHGNLEWLPGKALALSENCYPEAVFGPTPHIYPFIVNDPGEGTQAKRRASAVIIDHLTPPLTRAESYGPLKDLEALVDEYYEASGVDPRRLLRLKGQILDLVRDIGLDRDAGIHDHDDEDMALQKLDAYLCDLKEMQIRDGLHIFGLAPEGRLLTDLLVALARVPRGVPVSLGGAPGDQSLQRAIAADCGLGETFDPLDCNMAEAWTGAKPELLLAASPATWRIAGDTVERIELLVASFVAGAIECPADWPQTQAVLQSIEAHLRPMVVSCGPSEIDGFLAALGGRFVPPGPSGAPTRGRPDVLPTGRNFFSTDSRAVPTPAAWELGRKSAELLITRYTQDHGEWPTSFGLTAWGTSNMRTGGDDIAQALALIGVKPLWDMASRRVTGYEIIPIAKLGRPRVDVTLRISGFFRDAFPEQIALFDKAVRAVGALDEDAVDNPIAARMRIEQVRLVAEGSDEKTAERRAGYRVFGSKPGAYGAGLQALIDENGWAGRNDLAEAWLVWGGYAYGAGEEGQAERGLLEEQLRSVQAVVQNQDNREHDLLDSDDYYQFEGGMAATVESLSGAMPAVYHNDHSRPEKPVIRALEEELSRVVRGRAANPKWIAGVMRHGYKGAAEIAATVDYLFAFAATTGKVGNHHFEAVYQAYIADKSVHDFMAEKNPAALAETAAKLNDAILRGFWTPRSNSARFELETLSSNLQKLNPERAVNG, from the coding sequence ATGCATCTTCTTCTTGCCCAGAAAGGAACAATCAGCGACGGCAATGAAGCCGTCGATCTCGGCCAGACGCCGGGAGAGATATTGTTCCTTTCCGCTGCCGATACCGAACTGGCCAGTTTGGCGCAGGCACACAGACTTGCGCCGGATTTGCCAAGCTTGCGGCTGGCCAATTTCCTGAGTCTCACCCATCCCATGTCGGTGGACGCTTATGTGGAGCGTACTGCCAGATATGCGAGCCTCATCGTGGTGCGCATCATTGGCGGCGAGACATACTGGCCTTACGGGTTGGAAGCGCTGCATGCTTGTGCACTCAATCACGGTATCAAGATTGCCGTATTGCCGGGAGACGACAAGCCGGATCATGGGCTGGACCGGTTTTCAACGATCTCTGCGCACGAGCGAAATGAACTCTGGCAGTATCTGATCGAGGGCGGGGCTGTGAATGCCGGTGCATTCCTTCACTACTGCGCTGCGCTGATAGCGGGTTCCGAGAAGCCGGAAAGTGCTGCACCTCTGCTCAAGGCTGGTCTGTGGTGGCCGGGAGAGCATGTCTCCTCGCTGGATAGTATTCGCACGCACTGGAGCGATGCAAAAGCACCTGTCGCTGGCATTATTTTTTATCGGGCGCTGGTGCAAAGCGGACAGACGCAGCCGGTCGATGCGCTGATTGCTGCTTTGCAGGCAAAAGGTCTCAATCCGCTTCCGATATTCGTTTCGAGCCTCAAGGATCGATTGTCTGCGGCAGTCGTCGACGGTCTGTTCGAGGATTGTCCGCCGGATATCGTTTTGAATGCCACGGGGTTTGCAATTTCTTCGCCGGGGGCGGAGCGCAAGCCGACTGTCCTCGATAAGCGCGGCAATGTGGTGTTGCAGGTGATTTTTTCCGGCACGCCGAAGGCGGTTTGGGAAAGCTCGCAGCAAGGTCTGCTTGCGCGTGATCTGGCGATGAATGTCGCCTTGCCGGAAGTGGACGGGCGTGTGCTTTCGCGTGCCGTTTCCTTCAAGTCTGCAAAGCAGTTTGATGCGGCAGTGGAAGCGAATATCGTGACACACGAGCCGCATGAAAACCGCGTGGGCTTTGTGGCGCAACTTGCTGAAAACTGGGTTCGGTTGAAGCGAAAATCACCTGATGAAAGACGTGTTGCGCTTATCCTCGCGAATTATCCGAACCGTGACGGACGGCTTGGAAACGGGGTAGGTCTCGACACGCCTGCCGGGACGGTTGAAGTACTGCGCGCCATGGCGAAGAATGGCTATTCCGTCGCTGACCTTCCCGTAGACGGTGATGCATTGATGCGTGCCTTGACGACAGGACCGACCAATGCTGCGCATGACGGGCGTGAAATCCGTGACACGATTTCACTGAATCAATACAAGGCTTTCTTCAAAAAACTTCCCATTGCGATTCAGAAAGAAATCGAAGAGCGTTGGGGTGCGCCGGAAAACGATCCTTATTTTGCGCAGGAGCTTGCCGCTTTCGCATTGCCGTTGATGCGGCTGGGTGAAACCTTCGTGGGCATTCAGCCGGCACGCGGTTACAACATCGACCCGAAAGAGACATATCATTCACCTGATCTGGTGCCACCGCACGGCTATATTGCCTTCTACGCTTTTCTGCGTGAGGTCGCAGGCATCGATGCCATTGTGCACATGGGGAAGCACGGAAATCTGGAATGGCTGCCGGGGAAGGCTTTGGCGTTATCGGAAAATTGCTATCCCGAAGCTGTGTTCGGCCCCACGCCGCACATCTATCCTTTCATTGTGAATGATCCGGGCGAAGGCACGCAGGCCAAGCGTCGCGCCAGCGCGGTTATTATCGACCACCTGACGCCGCCGCTGACGCGCGCTGAAAGTTATGGGCCGTTGAAAGACCTTGAAGCGCTGGTGGACGAATATTACGAGGCCTCCGGCGTCGATCCGCGCCGCCTGCTCAGACTGAAAGGACAGATACTCGATCTCGTGCGCGACATCGGGCTTGATCGCGATGCGGGCATTCACGACCATGACGATGAGGACATGGCGCTGCAAAAGCTCGACGCCTATCTCTGTGATCTCAAGGAAATGCAGATACGTGACGGTCTGCATATTTTCGGGCTGGCGCCTGAAGGCAGGCTGCTGACGGATCTTCTGGTTGCGCTGGCACGTGTGCCACGCGGTGTTCCTGTTTCGCTCGGTGGTGCGCCGGGAGATCAAAGTCTCCAGCGTGCAATCGCTGCGGATTGCGGGCTTGGCGAAACATTCGATCCGCTGGACTGCAATATGGCAGAGGCGTGGACAGGTGCCAAACCGGAACTCCTGCTGGCTGCGAGCCCTGCAACATGGCGCATTGCGGGTGATACGGTGGAGCGTATCGAACTGCTGGTAGCCAGCTTTGTTGCAGGCGCGATAGAGTGCCCCGCAGACTGGCCGCAGACGCAGGCGGTTCTCCAATCCATTGAGGCGCATCTGCGCCCCATGGTGGTTTCCTGCGGGCCTTCGGAAATAGATGGATTTCTTGCCGCACTTGGCGGGCGGTTTGTGCCGCCGGGACCATCCGGCGCACCGACACGCGGCCGTCCCGATGTGCTGCCAACCGGTCGTAATTTCTTCTCTACTGATAGTCGCGCCGTTCCCACTCCGGCAGCATGGGAACTTGGACGCAAATCGGCGGAACTCCTGATCACCCGTTACACGCAAGATCATGGTGAATGGCCGACATCGTTCGGCCTGACCGCGTGGGGCACATCGAATATGCGCACCGGCGGTGATGATATTGCGCAGGCTTTGGCGCTGATCGGCGTCAAGCCGCTCTGGGATATGGCGTCACGCCGGGTGACTGGATACGAAATTATTCCGATTGCAAAGCTTGGTCGTCCACGTGTCGATGTGACATTGCGCATTTCCGGCTTCTTCCGCGACGCGTTTCCAGAACAGATTGCATTGTTCGACAAGGCCGTGCGTGCAGTAGGCGCTCTTGATGAGGATGCCGTGGACAATCCAATCGCAGCGCGTATGCGAATTGAACAGGTGCGTCTTGTTGCAGAAGGGTCAGACGAAAAGACTGCGGAGCGGCGTGCGGGCTATCGTGTCTTCGGGTCCAAACCCGGCGCTTATGGAGCAGGCCTGCAGGCCTTGATCGACGAGAACGGCTGGGCGGGACGCAACGATCTGGCGGAAGCCTGGCTTGTCTGGGGCGGTTACGCCTATGGCGCAGGCGAGGAAGGGCAGGCTGAGCGCGGCCTTCTCGAAGAACAGCTGCGTTCGGTTCAGGCTGTTGTGCAAAATCAGGACAATCGTGAGCACGACCTTCTCGATAGCGACGATTACTACCAGTTCGAAGGTGGGATGGCTGCGACCGTTGAAAGCTTGAGTGGCGCAATGCCTGCGGTTTATCACAACGACCATTCCCGCCCGGAAAAGCCGGTCATTCGTGCGCTGGAAGAAGAACTTTCGCGCGTCGTACGTGGTCGCGCGGCCAACCCCAAATGGATCGCAGGCGTCATGCGCCACGGCTATAAGGGCGCGGCAGAGATTGCGGCAACTGTCGACTATCTGTTCGCCTTCGCGGCGACCACCGGCAAGGTTGGGAACCATCATTTCGAGGCGGTCTATCAGGCTTATATCGCCGACAAGTCGGTGCATGATTTCATGGCCGAGAAAAACCCGGCAGCACTTGCCGAGACGGCAGCGAAACTCAACGATGCTATCTTGCGCGGCTTCTGGACACCTCGCTCCAACTCTGCGCGGTTCGAGCTGGAAACATTGAGTTCAAATCTTCAAAAATTGAATCCGGAAAGGGCGGTAAATGGCTGA
- the cobU gene encoding bifunctional adenosylcobinamide kinase/adenosylcobinamide-phosphate guanylyltransferase, with amino-acid sequence MASPGKSVLVLGGARSGKSSYAEKMVESSGLQPLYLATGRAFDKEMENRIAIHRDRRGSEWQTVEEPLDLVGALTLNAAADRFVLVDCLTLWLTNLMMAERDIATETASLVAMLPDLAGPVVFVSNEVGLGIVPENRMAREFRDHAGFLHQAVAAIADEVYFMAAGLPLRMKG; translated from the coding sequence ATGGCTTCGCCGGGAAAATCGGTTCTGGTTCTTGGCGGAGCCCGTTCGGGTAAGTCGTCCTATGCCGAGAAAATGGTTGAATCCTCGGGACTTCAGCCACTCTATCTGGCAACAGGACGTGCCTTCGACAAGGAAATGGAAAACCGCATTGCCATTCATCGCGACCGACGTGGTTCCGAATGGCAGACGGTGGAGGAGCCACTCGATCTGGTCGGTGCACTGACATTGAATGCTGCTGCGGATCGGTTCGTGCTGGTCGATTGTTTGACCCTGTGGCTGACCAATCTGATGATGGCCGAGCGCGATATAGCGACAGAGACGGCAAGTCTTGTCGCCATGCTGCCGGATCTTGCCGGGCCTGTGGTTTTTGTTTCGAACGAAGTTGGACTAGGGATCGTGCCCGAAAATCGCATGGCACGGGAATTTCGCGATCATGCAGGCTTTCTGCATCAGGCAGTGGCCGCGATTGCGGATGAAGTTTATTTCATGGCGGCAGGGTTGCCGCTCAGGATGAAGGGATAA
- a CDS encoding CbtA family protein, whose translation MLIRYLLATLAAGLLAGLLVTPAMYLKTVPLILQAETYEDAGGGHSHGEAEATPHDHGAAAESAEEEGAELPFGRLGNTILANLVAGAGFALLLGGVALLLGRRITVQNGIYWGVAGFFAAAFLPALGLSPELPAMPAADLAERQLWWLATVVLSGLGLYLIVLRQEIWAKTLGLVLIVAPHLYGAPHPEDISSPIPSLLASQYAVASLATNLFMWAVIGLALGWFIQHYASSEIEG comes from the coding sequence ATGTTGATCCGTTATTTGTTGGCGACGCTTGCTGCCGGGCTTTTGGCCGGGCTGCTGGTTACTCCCGCCATGTATTTGAAGACAGTGCCTTTGATCCTGCAGGCCGAAACCTATGAAGATGCTGGCGGTGGCCATAGTCACGGCGAGGCGGAAGCCACACCGCATGATCATGGTGCCGCTGCCGAAAGTGCCGAGGAAGAAGGGGCTGAATTACCATTTGGGCGGTTGGGCAATACGATCCTTGCCAATCTCGTAGCAGGTGCAGGTTTCGCCTTGCTGCTTGGTGGCGTGGCTTTGCTTCTCGGACGCCGCATTACGGTGCAGAATGGGATTTATTGGGGCGTTGCCGGTTTCTTCGCGGCCGCGTTTCTGCCTGCATTGGGTTTATCGCCGGAATTACCGGCAATGCCTGCGGCTGATCTGGCTGAACGTCAGCTCTGGTGGCTCGCTACCGTGGTGCTGAGCGGTTTAGGCCTCTATCTCATCGTGTTGCGCCAGGAAATCTGGGCAAAGACCCTCGGTCTGGTGCTGATCGTGGCGCCGCATCTTTATGGTGCTCCGCATCCCGAAGACATCTCGTCACCGATTCCATCACTGCTTGCTTCGCAATATGCGGTCGCATCGCTGGCGACGAACCTGTTCATGTGGGCCGTGATCGGCCTCGCACTTGGCTGGTTCATCCAGCACTACGCATCGTCCGAGATTGAGGGCTGA
- a CDS encoding CbtB domain-containing protein: protein MAARTQNSVSSTLAMPLAARLGTAVVSLLLGAFLIYGVGLAHSDTLHDSAHDTRHSYGFPCH from the coding sequence ATGGCTGCACGTACTCAAAATTCTGTTTCCAGCACACTCGCAATGCCGCTCGCTGCCCGTCTGGGCACGGCTGTGGTTTCACTGCTTCTCGGCGCGTTCCTGATCTACGGCGTAGGGCTTGCCCATTCTGATACGTTGCACGATTCAGCGCACGATACGCGCCATTCCTATGGTTTTCCCTGCCACTGA
- the cobW gene encoding cobalamin biosynthesis protein CobW, whose amino-acid sequence MQGQKIPATVITGFLGSGKTTMIRNLLENANGKRIALIINEFGDLGVDGGILKGCGIETCREEDVIELNNGCICCTVADDFIPTMTKLLDRADRPDHIVIETSGLALPQPLVAAFNWPEIKTQVTVDGVVTVIDAAAVAEGRFADDHDKVDAQRAADESLDHESPLEELFEDQIHAADLIVLNKADLIDASRLDSVKADVAERSPRRVNMVPASFGKLGADVLLGLGVGTEDDIANRKSHHEIHHADGHEHDHDEFESFVVEVGSVGDPKLFTEKLKAVIAEHDILRLKGFVDVPGKPMRLVVQAVGPRIEHYFDRPWGKDEARSTRLVVIGLHDIDEAAIAKAVKDAV is encoded by the coding sequence ATGCAGGGACAGAAAATTCCCGCAACAGTCATCACGGGTTTTCTCGGATCGGGCAAAACGACGATGATCCGCAACCTGTTGGAAAACGCCAATGGAAAACGCATTGCGTTGATCATCAATGAGTTCGGCGACCTCGGTGTCGATGGCGGTATTCTGAAAGGTTGCGGTATCGAGACTTGCCGCGAAGAAGATGTGATCGAACTCAACAATGGTTGCATCTGCTGCACCGTTGCCGATGACTTCATCCCGACCATGACCAAGCTTCTGGACCGCGCTGATCGCCCCGATCATATCGTGATCGAGACGTCCGGTCTGGCATTGCCGCAGCCGTTGGTCGCGGCTTTCAACTGGCCAGAAATCAAGACGCAGGTAACAGTCGACGGTGTAGTAACCGTGATCGACGCCGCAGCGGTGGCCGAGGGGCGTTTTGCCGATGACCACGACAAGGTGGATGCGCAGCGCGCAGCGGACGAATCTCTTGACCATGAAAGCCCCTTGGAGGAACTTTTTGAGGATCAGATTCATGCAGCCGATCTGATTGTTCTCAACAAAGCTGACCTGATCGACGCCTCAAGGCTGGATAGTGTGAAAGCCGATGTGGCCGAGCGTTCGCCCCGCCGCGTGAATATGGTTCCTGCGAGCTTTGGCAAGCTTGGGGCTGATGTTCTGCTCGGCCTCGGCGTTGGCACGGAAGACGACATCGCCAACCGCAAATCCCACCATGAAATCCATCATGCAGATGGACATGAGCACGATCATGACGAGTTCGAGAGCTTCGTAGTCGAAGTGGGCTCTGTGGGCGATCCCAAGCTGTTCACGGAAAAGCTGAAAGCGGTCATTGCGGAACACGATATTCTTCGTTTGAAGGGCTTTGTCGATGTGCCGGGCAAGCCGATGCGACTGGTCGTGCAGGCGGTTGGTCCGCGTATTGAGCATTATTTCGACCGTCCATGGGGCAAGGATGAAGCGCGCTCCACGCGACTGGTCGTGATCGGGTTGCATGATATCGATGAAGCAGCCATCGCCAAGGCCGTGAAAGACGCTGTCTGA
- the cobO gene encoding cob(I)yrinic acid a,c-diamide adenosyltransferase, with amino-acid sequence MAEKSEKLLSMTEEELNARHADKMRKKKAARDKIQATKTEEKGLVIVHTGKGKGKSTAGFGMVFRALGHGMKIGVVQFVKGSWDTGERWVLEKFPEQVTISALGEGFTWETQDRTRDIAMARGAWEQAKAMILDESYDMVLCDELNIVLRYDYLPVEEVIEVLEAKPEMKHVIITGRNAKDELIEAADLVTEMEMIKHPFRSGVKAQKGIEF; translated from the coding sequence ATGGCTGAGAAATCGGAAAAACTTCTTTCGATGACGGAAGAGGAACTGAATGCACGCCATGCGGACAAGATGCGCAAGAAGAAAGCTGCCCGCGACAAGATTCAAGCGACAAAGACTGAAGAAAAAGGGCTGGTGATCGTCCATACCGGTAAAGGCAAGGGCAAGTCGACGGCCGGTTTTGGGATGGTTTTCCGTGCGCTGGGTCACGGAATGAAAATCGGCGTCGTGCAGTTCGTCAAAGGCTCGTGGGACACGGGTGAGCGCTGGGTGCTCGAAAAGTTCCCCGAACAGGTGACTATTTCAGCACTAGGCGAAGGCTTTACCTGGGAGACTCAGGACCGGACGCGAGACATCGCCATGGCGCGTGGGGCATGGGAACAAGCCAAAGCCATGATATTGGATGAAAGCTACGATATGGTGCTCTGTGATGAGCTGAATATCGTGCTTCGCTACGATTATCTGCCGGTTGAGGAAGTGATCGAGGTTCTCGAAGCCAAGCCGGAGATGAAGCATGTCATCATTACCGGTCGCAATGCCAAGGACGAGCTGATTGAAGCGGCCGACCTCGTGACGGAGATGGAAATGATAAAGCATCCGTTCCGCTCTGGTGTGAAGGCACAGAAGGGTATTGAGTTTTGA
- a CDS encoding cobyric acid synthase — protein MARAIMFQGTGSDVGKSVLVAGLCRVARNRGLNVRPFKPQNMSNNAAVSDDGGEIGRAQWLQALACGVPSSVHMNPVLLKPQTDMGSQVIVQGQVRGEARGRYYQELKPQLMAAVMESFARVSEGADLVLVEGAGSPAEINLRAGDIANMGFATQADVPVVLVGDIDRGGVIASLVGTHTILSEQDRAMVRGFLINKFRGDISLFDDGLAAITRFTGWRSFGVVPWLKAVSRLPAEDSVVLERAVRGDKKSLVVAVPMLPRIANFDDLDPLKAEPDVEVVMVPPGSSIPGDAGLVVLPGTKSTIADMQAVRDNGWDRQLSAHVKRGGHVLGICGGFQMLGHHISDPAGIEGHVRDIDGLGLLDIETVMEPEKVVRNVQATALLHNVPLEGYEIHIGRTTGPDMGWPFARIGEHDDGAISPDGRIMGTYLHGVFNADEFRRRFLQNLGVQSSSVNYRAGVEAALDELAEGLEACLDIDALFNLK, from the coding sequence ATGGCACGCGCAATCATGTTTCAGGGAACGGGTTCGGACGTCGGCAAAAGTGTTCTTGTTGCCGGACTATGCCGGGTTGCGCGCAATCGCGGCCTGAATGTTCGACCGTTTAAGCCGCAAAACATGTCCAACAATGCGGCAGTCAGCGACGATGGTGGCGAAATTGGTCGGGCGCAGTGGTTGCAGGCGCTGGCTTGCGGTGTGCCGTCGTCTGTCCATATGAATCCGGTACTCCTCAAACCGCAGACTGACATGGGTAGTCAGGTTATCGTCCAGGGACAAGTGCGAGGCGAGGCGCGCGGGCGCTATTATCAGGAATTGAAACCGCAGCTCATGGCGGCTGTCATGGAATCCTTCGCCAGGGTCAGCGAAGGCGCGGACCTTGTGCTGGTGGAAGGGGCGGGGTCACCAGCTGAAATCAATCTGCGGGCCGGTGATATCGCCAATATGGGGTTTGCCACACAGGCCGATGTCCCGGTTGTTCTGGTCGGTGACATAGACAGAGGTGGCGTGATTGCGTCTCTCGTCGGCACGCACACAATTCTGTCCGAACAGGACCGCGCCATGGTTCGCGGATTTCTGATCAACAAGTTCCGGGGCGATATTTCGCTTTTTGATGACGGGCTGGCTGCCATTACCCGGTTTACCGGCTGGCGTTCTTTCGGCGTTGTCCCGTGGCTGAAAGCGGTATCGAGACTGCCAGCCGAAGATTCTGTCGTTCTTGAACGTGCCGTTCGCGGAGACAAGAAGTCGCTCGTGGTTGCTGTGCCGATGTTGCCGCGCATTGCCAACTTCGATGATCTTGATCCGCTAAAGGCTGAACCGGATGTAGAAGTGGTCATGGTGCCGCCTGGTTCGAGCATTCCCGGCGATGCGGGCCTTGTCGTTCTGCCGGGGACAAAGTCCACGATAGCCGATATGCAGGCGGTTCGGGACAATGGCTGGGATCGCCAATTATCTGCCCACGTGAAACGAGGCGGTCATGTGCTTGGTATCTGCGGCGGGTTCCAGATGCTTGGTCACCACATCAGCGACCCTGCTGGTATCGAGGGGCATGTACGCGACATTGATGGTCTTGGGCTGCTCGATATCGAAACGGTGATGGAACCTGAAAAAGTGGTCCGCAACGTGCAGGCGACCGCGCTTCTCCATAATGTGCCGCTGGAGGGCTATGAAATCCATATCGGCCGCACGACTGGACCGGATATGGGGTGGCCTTTCGCTCGAATTGGCGAGCATGACGACGGAGCCATATCACCAGATGGGCGCATCATGGGGACCTATCTCCACGGTGTTTTCAATGCGGATGAATTTCGCCGGAGATTTCTGCAGAATCTTGGTGTGCAGAGCAGTTCAGTGAACTATCGCGCCGGCGTTGAAGCTGCATTGGATGAACTGGCCGAAGGGCTGGAAGCATGTCTCGATATCGATGCACTGTTTAATTTGAAATGA
- a CDS encoding EamA family transporter, with the protein MIASWQFWALMSAVFAALTAIFAKVGIQGINSDFATLVRTLVIIGALCLFLTVTGQWQKPGEISGKSWLFLVLSGLATGASWLAYFRALQIGDASRVAPIDKLSVVLVALFGAAFLGERMSTLNWFGILLIGCGVVLVALRI; encoded by the coding sequence ATGATTGCTAGCTGGCAATTCTGGGCACTGATGTCGGCGGTGTTTGCCGCATTGACCGCCATCTTCGCTAAGGTCGGTATTCAGGGCATCAATTCTGATTTCGCCACGCTCGTGCGCACGCTGGTCATCATTGGCGCGTTGTGCCTGTTCCTGACCGTTACCGGCCAATGGCAGAAACCCGGCGAGATTTCCGGAAAGTCGTGGCTGTTTCTGGTGCTGTCAGGTCTGGCGACCGGTGCTTCGTGGCTTGCCTATTTCCGGGCCTTGCAGATCGGGGATGCATCGCGCGTCGCGCCGATTGATAAATTGTCGGTTGTGCTGGTGGCACTGTTCGGTGCGGCATTCCTTGGCGAGCGCATGTCCACCCTCAACTGGTTTGGCATTCTGCTTATCGGCTGCGGCGTGGTGCTGGTCGCGCTTCGGATTTAG